Proteins encoded in a region of the Geovibrio ferrireducens genome:
- the hflK gene encoding FtsH protease activity modulator HflK, translating to MNSQGNGTGGSPWGDEKFDFKIKKPDIKLPGASFIGLIIVAVYFASGFFIVAADEQAVIKRFGVINRIVSAGPHYHMPYPFETVDKAVVTQVHRIEIGFKTGTRGGYQEIPKESLMLTGDENIVSIALSLQYRITDIESYLYNVNNVEITIKDAAESAIREVAGREMIDDILTVGKGRIQNETQKILQDMLDYYKTGVTIVAVQLQDVEPPVEVVDSFKDVASAREDKNRFINEAEAYRNELIPRARGQAESMIQEAEAYRKEKVEQALGDTSRFNQILASYSKSPSVTKKRMYFDTMAEVFKGNQKYIFDDSIENISPLLGLDAIKGGLAK from the coding sequence ATGAACTCACAAGGCAACGGCACGGGCGGGAGCCCCTGGGGCGACGAGAAGTTTGACTTCAAGATCAAAAAGCCCGACATCAAGCTGCCCGGAGCGTCGTTTATCGGCCTCATTATTGTGGCGGTCTATTTCGCCAGCGGTTTTTTCATTGTCGCTGCGGATGAGCAGGCGGTTATCAAACGCTTCGGTGTTATTAACCGCATAGTCAGTGCTGGTCCCCATTATCACATGCCGTATCCCTTTGAAACTGTTGACAAGGCAGTGGTCACTCAGGTTCACAGAATTGAGATCGGTTTCAAGACAGGTACGCGCGGCGGGTATCAGGAGATTCCCAAGGAATCACTTATGCTCACGGGGGATGAGAACATTGTCAGCATCGCACTCAGCCTCCAGTACAGGATAACTGATATTGAAAGCTATCTGTACAACGTGAACAATGTTGAGATAACTATCAAAGACGCTGCCGAATCAGCAATCAGAGAGGTTGCGGGCAGAGAGATGATAGACGACATCCTCACAGTAGGCAAAGGCAGAATCCAGAACGAAACACAGAAGATTCTTCAGGACATGCTTGATTACTACAAAACAGGCGTAACCATTGTTGCTGTTCAGCTTCAGGATGTTGAGCCCCCGGTTGAGGTTGTGGATTCATTCAAGGATGTTGCAAGCGCGAGAGAGGATAAAAACAGGTTCATAAACGAGGCGGAAGCCTACAGAAATGAGCTTATCCCCAGAGCCAGAGGTCAGGCGGAATCAATGATTCAGGAAGCAGAAGCCTACAGAAAGGAAAAAGTTGAACAGGCTCTCGGTGATACCTCAAGGTTTAACCAGATTCTTGCCAGCTACTCCAAGTCGCCCTCTGTCACAAAAAAGAGGATGTATTTTGATACCATGGCGGAAGTCTTTAAGGGCAACCAGAAATATATATTCGATGACAGCATAGAGAACATATCGCCCCTCCTTGGGCTTGACGCTATCAAAGGAGGTCTGGCGAAATGA
- a CDS encoding MerR family transcriptional regulator — protein MTDKLYYKIGEVCEITELKSSVLRFWEKEFKQLRPVKSGGGQRFYTKKHLDLIFSLKRMLYEEKLTIEGVRRKLNKVLNEPMKAQAQVSQTPVSPEDIKKELLDILDILKDK, from the coding sequence ATGACTGATAAGCTTTACTACAAAATAGGCGAAGTCTGCGAGATAACGGAGCTCAAATCCTCCGTGCTGCGTTTTTGGGAGAAGGAATTTAAACAGCTCCGTCCTGTTAAATCAGGAGGCGGACAGCGTTTTTATACCAAAAAACACCTTGACCTGATCTTTTCCCTGAAACGTATGCTTTATGAAGAAAAGCTTACCATTGAAGGTGTGCGCAGAAAGCTTAATAAGGTTTTGAACGAACCGATGAAGGCACAGGCGCAGGTTTCACAGACTCCTGTTTCCCCGGAAGATATTAAAAAAGAGCTTTTGGATATCCTTGATATCCTTAAAGATAAGTAG
- a CDS encoding LPP20 family lipoprotein, giving the protein MLKTIAAVAVSLTFAGCMASKTEAPKPAVHNTKQVQQNRADDAFKELDKEVSGQGTGLEGMEKPPVPAPAPATEKAPEMPKPEYANRPVDKDNLGPVTKYPVQNGFPVWFATPNMDGYIGAVGIAKQQARGGIAAQRRVAKALAQNDLARSIKVIVSSEVNIEKLNVDTQTLKYYQSKVSTLSRHQAEEVLSDFEIRDEWLDPKTKELYVWLVLRK; this is encoded by the coding sequence ATGCTTAAAACCATAGCCGCTGTTGCGGTTTCACTGACATTTGCCGGATGCATGGCTTCCAAGACCGAAGCTCCGAAGCCGGCCGTGCATAATACAAAACAGGTTCAGCAGAATAGGGCTGATGATGCTTTTAAAGAGCTTGATAAAGAGGTCAGCGGTCAGGGTACAGGGCTTGAAGGCATGGAAAAACCGCCTGTTCCTGCTCCCGCACCTGCGACTGAAAAGGCTCCGGAGATGCCCAAACCGGAATATGCAAACAGACCTGTGGACAAGGATAATCTGGGCCCCGTGACGAAATACCCGGTGCAGAACGGCTTTCCAGTATGGTTTGCAACGCCTAATATGGACGGTTACATAGGCGCTGTCGGTATAGCAAAGCAGCAGGCCAGAGGCGGTATAGCAGCTCAGCGCAGAGTGGCAAAAGCACTTGCGCAGAATGACCTTGCCAGAAGCATAAAAGTTATTGTCAGTTCCGAAGTGAATATAGAAAAGCTGAATGTGGATACACAGACGCTTAAATATTATCAGAGTAAAGTTTCCACCCTTTCCCGTCATCAGGCAGAGGAAGTATTAAGCGATTTTGAAATACGCGATGAATGGCTTGACCCGAAAACAAAAGAACTCTACGTCTGGCTTGTGTTAAGAAAATAA
- a CDS encoding transglycosylase SLT domain-containing protein: MKKLFYLAAVMLFASFAFAEGFDDFKESMDSGFSDEKKSFDTYKEELEKEFAEYKRIINEEYAAYRKDILTQWNEAEMSTPTKWVEYTDGLKKKKVVDFENGTYRLEVIGRDYSAVEKELDALMKDMLGVDKATAFQRDVPAKKTDEKAREKLKNIATGNVGNESVIGSAITGKENPAKKDIDLAAEKLKENAEVKTEPSKTGETVFIMQGKLPPETYRNKAEQLNPSVQKYSKEFKIQPSLVFSVIQTESAFNPVAQSHIPAYGLMQIVPTSAGKDVAQLLMGKPLILTPSYLFNTDNNIRAGTAYLHILYYRYLKAVNHPESRFYCSIAAYNTGAGNVASAFNGRNAGKNRYNVTTAAGIINGMAPAAVYDYLRAKLEYDEARRYIVKVTDVLPSYRYFD, from the coding sequence ATGAAAAAACTTTTTTACCTCGCCGCTGTTATGCTTTTTGCCTCCTTTGCCTTTGCAGAAGGGTTTGATGACTTTAAAGAGAGTATGGACAGTGGTTTCAGTGACGAGAAAAAAAGCTTTGACACTTATAAGGAAGAGCTTGAGAAAGAATTTGCAGAATACAAACGCATAATTAATGAAGAGTATGCAGCCTACAGGAAAGACATTCTCACTCAGTGGAACGAAGCCGAGATGAGCACGCCCACAAAATGGGTGGAATACACTGACGGGCTGAAAAAAAAGAAGGTGGTTGACTTTGAAAACGGAACATACCGTCTTGAGGTGATAGGCAGGGATTACTCTGCCGTGGAAAAAGAGCTTGATGCCCTCATGAAGGATATGCTTGGAGTGGATAAGGCAACGGCGTTTCAGCGGGATGTTCCTGCAAAAAAAACCGATGAAAAAGCCCGCGAAAAGCTGAAAAATATAGCTACCGGAAATGTGGGGAATGAAAGTGTGATCGGCAGCGCTATCACCGGCAAGGAAAACCCCGCAAAAAAAGATATAGATCTGGCGGCAGAAAAACTTAAAGAGAATGCGGAGGTGAAGACAGAACCTTCAAAGACGGGTGAAACTGTTTTTATAATGCAGGGCAAGCTTCCTCCTGAAACATACAGAAATAAGGCGGAGCAGCTTAATCCTTCCGTCCAGAAATACTCAAAGGAGTTTAAAATACAGCCTTCGCTGGTTTTCTCCGTGATACAGACTGAAAGCGCATTTAACCCGGTTGCTCAGTCACATATTCCTGCATACGGACTTATGCAGATTGTGCCGACATCCGCCGGAAAAGATGTGGCACAGCTTCTCATGGGCAAACCGCTGATACTTACTCCTTCATATCTTTTTAATACCGACAATAATATAAGAGCAGGCACAGCATATCTGCACATACTGTATTACAGATACCTTAAGGCGGTGAACCACCCGGAAAGCAGATTCTACTGCTCAATTGCGGCTTATAATACAGGCGCAGGGAACGTTGCTTCCGCTTTTAACGGGCGTAATGCAGGGAAAAACAGGTACAATGTTACAACGGCAGCAGGAATTATAAACGGCATGGCTCCTGCCGCTGTTTATGACTATCTCAGGGCTAAGCTGGAATATGACGAAGCCAGAAGATACATTGTAAAGGTTACGGACGTATTGCCTTCGTACAGATACTTTGACTGA
- a CDS encoding FecR domain-containing protein encodes MKKILFLAAVFTVITATAFSVDKVSLGEIASAEGKVNIYKENEVRGETFRKNNHKLFKGDRIKTSGKSKAFINFRDQSKVVVLEKSMLTIDDFKKYSPAEGKVVFKITKTNEAQGVQIGLQTTVIGVKGTTFLVEVEPNADGIGTAPAKVYLKEGELEFTSVEGEFKRYVEQVQEEYNNFVNETMSDYEKYLREQNEEFVEYVKEFSIKGGTAVSIDGNEVRNIEFGDDVNSAFRELDLFSSRINVQGQTQKKEAVRPPAPPRPQPKPDRQNNKAGQ; translated from the coding sequence ATGAAAAAGATCCTATTCCTTGCAGCAGTTTTTACCGTGATCACAGCCACAGCTTTTTCAGTTGATAAAGTCTCTCTGGGAGAGATAGCCTCAGCCGAAGGAAAAGTCAATATCTACAAAGAGAACGAAGTACGCGGAGAAACGTTCAGAAAGAATAACCACAAACTTTTCAAAGGTGACAGAATAAAAACCTCCGGCAAAAGCAAGGCATTTATAAATTTCAGAGACCAGTCAAAGGTGGTTGTGCTGGAAAAATCAATGCTGACTATAGACGATTTTAAGAAATACTCCCCCGCTGAGGGTAAGGTTGTTTTCAAAATAACCAAAACAAACGAGGCCCAAGGGGTTCAGATAGGCCTTCAGACCACGGTAATCGGTGTTAAGGGCACGACTTTTCTTGTTGAGGTTGAGCCTAATGCAGACGGAATAGGAACCGCGCCTGCCAAGGTTTACCTCAAAGAAGGCGAGCTTGAATTCACTTCTGTGGAAGGCGAGTTCAAAAGGTATGTGGAGCAGGTTCAGGAGGAATATAACAACTTCGTCAATGAAACCATGAGCGACTACGAGAAATACCTGAGAGAGCAGAATGAGGAGTTCGTGGAATACGTAAAAGAGTTCAGCATAAAAGGCGGAACAGCCGTATCAATAGACGGAAATGAAGTAAGGAACATAGAATTCGGTGATGATGTGAACAGCGCTTTCAGAGAGCTTGACCTCTTTTCCTCACGCATAAATGTTCAGGGACAGACACAGAAGAAAGAAGCTGTCAGACCCCCTGCGCCGCCCAGACCGCAGCCTAAACCGGACAGACAGAATAACAAAGCCGGACAGTGA
- a CDS encoding integration host factor subunit alpha, with the protein MTKADIVETVHEKLGLTKKDISKVVDEVFDAIRGNILDKNNVKISGFGNFEVKKRGRRIGRNPKTGVETVIEPRTVVVFRPSQIFKDEVND; encoded by the coding sequence ATGACAAAAGCTGACATCGTCGAAACCGTACACGAAAAGCTTGGACTTACCAAGAAGGACATTTCCAAAGTAGTGGATGAAGTTTTTGATGCAATCAGGGGCAATATCCTTGATAAGAACAACGTCAAAATTTCCGGCTTCGGCAACTTTGAAGTAAAAAAGAGAGGCAGAAGAATCGGCAGAAACCCTAAAACAGGCGTGGAAACTGTTATCGAACCCCGCACTGTTGTGGTTTTCAGACCCAGCCAGATATTCAAAGACGAGGTAAATGACTGA
- a CDS encoding Rid family detoxifying hydrolase, which produces MKTVTTDNAPAAIGPYSQATSAGNMLFVSGQIPLDPKTGAVVGETVEAQAEKAIHNLIAIVRDAGFLVTDIAKVTVYIRDMGKFAEFNEVYARELSGHRPARAVVEVSALPKGVLVELDAICVKE; this is translated from the coding sequence ATGAAAACAGTTACCACAGACAACGCGCCCGCTGCCATCGGCCCCTACTCTCAGGCCACCTCCGCCGGGAATATGCTTTTTGTATCCGGCCAGATTCCCCTAGATCCGAAAACCGGGGCTGTAGTTGGCGAAACAGTTGAGGCTCAGGCGGAAAAAGCTATTCACAACCTTATTGCAATAGTGCGTGATGCGGGTTTCCTCGTCACTGATATTGCCAAGGTTACGGTATATATAAGGGATATGGGCAAATTTGCTGAGTTTAATGAAGTTTACGCCCGCGAGCTCTCCGGTCACAGACCTGCAAGGGCAGTTGTAGAGGTTTCAGCGTTGCCTAAAGGGGTTTTGGTGGAGCTTGATGCGATTTGTGTTAAGGAATAG
- a CDS encoding LPP20 family lipoprotein, with product MKRIILAVMFVALVTVGCGGKSAEAPKVIDPCFNGAPAWVLSPELEGGLAASGSAKVGPAGMQFAKTEAMASGRDELARIISLKVQNMVKNFTQVTGVGDAQTVDKVSSQVSKQVANETLNGSRQKNIWQSPCGDLWILVVLDPAVVKEQAKQAVQSSYKNDQALWQQFQAKKAYEELDKEIAKEFGQ from the coding sequence ATGAAAAGAATAATTTTGGCGGTTATGTTTGTTGCTCTTGTTACTGTCGGCTGCGGAGGAAAAAGTGCTGAAGCGCCGAAAGTTATCGATCCCTGCTTTAACGGTGCTCCCGCGTGGGTTCTCAGCCCTGAGCTTGAGGGCGGTCTTGCCGCTTCCGGTTCAGCTAAGGTCGGCCCCGCCGGAATGCAGTTCGCTAAAACTGAGGCTATGGCCTCAGGCAGAGACGAGCTTGCGAGAATCATAAGCCTTAAAGTGCAGAACATGGTTAAGAACTTCACTCAGGTAACAGGTGTGGGCGATGCTCAGACAGTTGACAAAGTTTCTTCTCAGGTTTCCAAACAGGTTGCCAACGAAACTCTCAACGGCTCCAGACAGAAAAACATCTGGCAGTCTCCTTGCGGAGATCTCTGGATACTTGTTGTCCTTGACCCTGCTGTAGTTAAGGAACAGGCTAAACAGGCTGTTCAGTCAAGCTACAAAAACGATCAGGCTCTGTGGCAGCAGTTCCAGGCTAAAAAAGCCTACGAAGAGCTTGATAAAGAAATTGCAAAAGAATTCGGCCAGTAA
- a CDS encoding endo alpha-1,4 polygalactosaminidase, which yields MRFVLRNSFLIFLAVLLSYCFWKKDAKESMPERWQPSPGQSWHIQLQGELVKYDDAAVYEIDLFNTDASMIQLLHSEGKKVICYFSAGTVEDWRPDAAAFPPELTGNPLPDWEGQRWLDVRSVKKLAPLMEARLDLAVTKGCDAVDADRVGGYRENTGFEITYDDQLVFNRFLAEAAHRRGLAIGLRNNFVQVADLADIFDFAVSEQCFETNECDLLYPFIQKGKPVFGVEYVFPVEVFCDAANNVGYDFVLSNKELDGTFRVPCR from the coding sequence ATGCGATTTGTGTTAAGGAATAGTTTTCTTATTTTTCTGGCTGTTCTGCTCTCCTACTGCTTCTGGAAGAAAGATGCAAAAGAGTCTATGCCTGAGCGCTGGCAGCCTTCACCCGGCCAAAGCTGGCATATCCAGCTTCAGGGTGAGCTTGTTAAATATGACGATGCGGCGGTCTACGAGATAGATTTGTTCAACACGGATGCTTCAATGATTCAGCTTCTGCATTCGGAGGGCAAAAAGGTTATATGCTATTTCAGTGCGGGAACGGTTGAGGACTGGCGGCCTGATGCGGCGGCTTTCCCTCCTGAACTCACAGGAAATCCCCTGCCTGACTGGGAAGGGCAGAGATGGCTTGATGTGCGGAGCGTTAAGAAGCTTGCACCGCTGATGGAAGCGCGCCTTGATCTGGCAGTGACGAAAGGCTGTGATGCTGTGGATGCTGACAGAGTGGGCGGATACAGAGAGAACACCGGCTTTGAAATAACTTATGACGACCAGCTTGTGTTTAACCGTTTTCTGGCCGAAGCCGCACACAGGCGTGGGCTTGCAATCGGATTGCGGAACAATTTTGTTCAGGTTGCCGATCTTGCGGATATTTTTGATTTTGCTGTTTCTGAGCAATGCTTTGAAACAAATGAGTGCGATCTGCTCTATCCGTTCATACAGAAAGGCAAACCTGTATTCGGCGTTGAGTATGTCTTTCCTGTTGAAGTCTTCTGCGATGCGGCAAACAATGTGGGTTACGACTTTGTACTTTCAAATAAAGAACTGGACGGAACATTCCGCGTTCCGTGCAGATAA
- a CDS encoding STAS domain-containing protein, whose product MKIHTEDYGQFKVLKVAGKVDILTSSEIRAKLAEVARAKINVLVVDLDKVVYMDSSGLATFLEGLKSMKEYGGVLRLVNVPERIDKVLKLMKLDQVFEVYESVDEAARGK is encoded by the coding sequence ATGAAGATACACACTGAAGATTACGGCCAGTTTAAAGTTCTGAAAGTCGCCGGAAAGGTCGACATACTCACTTCATCTGAGATCAGGGCTAAGCTTGCCGAAGTTGCCAGAGCAAAGATAAATGTGCTTGTGGTGGATCTTGATAAAGTTGTGTACATGGATTCATCCGGGCTTGCCACTTTCCTTGAAGGGCTTAAAAGCATGAAGGAGTACGGCGGCGTTCTGCGTCTGGTAAATGTTCCCGAAAGAATAGACAAGGTTCTCAAGCTCATGAAGCTTGATCAGGTTTTTGAAGTTTACGAATCTGTTGACGAAGCTGCCAGAGGAAAATAA
- the hflC gene encoding protease modulator HflC, translating to MKKELLIPVILIAAFVAFKSLFIIVDVTEHVVITQLGKPVNSHSTPGLYFKMPFIQKAIFMSKKLIEYDASSSEILTKDKKALVIDNYCRWRIADPLKFYLTVRDYRSAFHRLDDIIYSEMRNELGKHDLIDVIKTNRGVIMANVTTLSREKALEYGIDIHDVRIKRADLPTQNEKAVYERMKAERNRIAKQYRSEGMEESQIIKATTEKERAIIIAEAYRKVEEIKGKTDAEVINIYASAYNKDPQFYEFYKSLEVYRNVLNDNSTGFFLTTNNKMLRLLQKGE from the coding sequence ATGAAAAAGGAACTTCTGATACCGGTAATTTTAATAGCGGCTTTTGTCGCGTTTAAGTCTCTGTTCATCATTGTGGATGTGACCGAGCATGTTGTCATAACCCAGCTTGGAAAGCCTGTAAACAGCCACTCCACACCGGGGCTCTATTTCAAAATGCCCTTCATACAGAAGGCCATTTTTATGTCCAAAAAGCTTATTGAGTATGACGCAAGCTCATCCGAAATACTGACAAAGGACAAGAAAGCCCTTGTGATAGACAATTACTGCCGCTGGAGAATAGCAGACCCGCTTAAGTTCTACCTCACGGTAAGGGACTACAGGAGCGCTTTTCACAGGCTGGATGACATCATTTACTCCGAAATGAGAAATGAACTCGGCAAGCATGACCTCATTGACGTTATAAAAACCAACAGAGGCGTCATAATGGCTAATGTCACCACTCTTTCCAGAGAAAAAGCCCTTGAATACGGAATAGACATCCATGATGTCCGCATCAAGCGCGCTGATCTGCCCACGCAGAACGAAAAGGCAGTATATGAGCGTATGAAGGCTGAGCGTAACAGGATAGCCAAACAGTACCGCTCAGAGGGTATGGAGGAGTCACAGATTATTAAGGCTACCACTGAGAAGGAAAGAGCAATAATAATCGCAGAAGCTTACCGCAAGGTTGAGGAGATAAAAGGTAAAACCGATGCTGAGGTCATTAACATCTATGCAAGCGCGTATAACAAGGACCCGCAGTTCTATGAGTTTTATAAGTCTCTTGAAGTGTACAGGAATGTCCTTAATGACAACAGCACAGGATTTTTCCTCACAACAAATAATAAAATGCTGAGGCTGCTCCAGAAAGGCGAATAA
- the fusA gene encoding elongation factor G: MEIGRIRNVAFISHGGAGKTSLAEAILFNAGAVNRIGSVENGTSFMDFDPVEIKRKLSIHSKVSSIEWNKHLINIVDTPGYSNFLHETKAAVTAVGGAVVIASAITGVKAETQRVWQYADDNDLAKIVFVNKMDKDRADFFRALGDIEKSFNVVPLPIFIPIGKENDFKGIIDLVKMKAYIYPAEPTAQYKVEDIPAEYAAEAEKYRGKLLEAVSETDDELIEKFLEGEELTEEEIEKGLREGTIRKQFIPVLCGSAVKNIGSKLLLEAIIKYLPSPLEREYKIAKNIESGEDFIAVPDEAELSAFVFKTFIDPFAGKLSLIRIFSGEMKSDSEVFNTNKEEKERIAQLYLLQGKNHIKIDKAVAGQIVMVNKLKYTDTFDTLCGGKKKVVFPKPELNEPVLAYSIVPKSKDDEDKVSSGLHRLMEEDMGIRVERSEQTGQQLLKGMGQMHIEVVAERLQNKFGVQVELKTPKVPYMETIRGKAKGQGKYKKQSGGRGQYGDVWIEIEPMPRGSGFEFANNIVGGAVPRNYIPAVEKGIYEASREGILADFPLVDFRVSLYDGSYHSVDSSEMAFKIAGSMAFKKVAAECKPVLLEPIMNLDVFVPDDTTGTVIGDLNSRRGRIANVEPQANGQHIRAEVPMAEVLAYAPDLRSMTGGHGMFTMEFCRYEEVPTHLMEKIIEEQKGA, translated from the coding sequence ATGGAGATTGGCAGAATAAGAAATGTGGCATTCATCTCCCACGGAGGTGCGGGCAAAACCAGTCTGGCGGAAGCTATTCTCTTCAATGCGGGCGCAGTAAACCGTATCGGCAGTGTCGAAAACGGAACCAGCTTTATGGACTTTGATCCTGTTGAGATAAAGAGAAAATTGTCAATCCACTCCAAAGTATCCTCCATAGAATGGAACAAGCACCTTATAAACATTGTGGACACTCCCGGTTACTCAAACTTCCTTCATGAAACCAAGGCGGCAGTGACTGCCGTCGGCGGTGCTGTGGTTATCGCAAGTGCTATTACCGGCGTTAAAGCGGAAACCCAGAGAGTCTGGCAGTATGCTGATGACAACGATCTGGCTAAAATTGTCTTCGTAAATAAAATGGATAAGGACAGGGCGGACTTTTTCCGTGCTCTGGGCGATATAGAAAAATCTTTCAATGTTGTTCCTCTCCCCATTTTCATACCCATAGGCAAAGAGAATGATTTTAAAGGTATTATCGACCTTGTAAAAATGAAAGCATACATTTATCCGGCGGAACCCACCGCACAGTACAAGGTGGAGGATATTCCCGCCGAGTACGCGGCAGAGGCTGAAAAATACAGAGGCAAGCTCCTTGAGGCTGTCAGCGAAACTGACGATGAACTCATCGAGAAATTCCTTGAAGGTGAAGAACTTACGGAAGAAGAAATAGAAAAGGGGCTGCGCGAAGGCACAATCCGCAAGCAGTTTATCCCGGTGCTCTGCGGCTCTGCCGTTAAGAACATAGGCAGCAAGCTCCTTCTGGAAGCCATAATAAAATATCTTCCCTCACCCCTTGAGAGGGAGTATAAAATAGCTAAAAATATTGAGAGCGGCGAAGATTTTATAGCGGTTCCGGATGAGGCGGAGTTATCAGCGTTCGTATTTAAAACTTTCATCGATCCTTTCGCAGGAAAGCTCTCTCTCATAAGGATTTTCTCCGGCGAGATGAAGAGCGATTCCGAGGTCTTCAACACCAATAAGGAGGAGAAGGAGCGCATAGCCCAGCTTTATCTTCTTCAGGGCAAAAACCACATTAAGATTGACAAAGCCGTTGCAGGTCAGATAGTTATGGTGAATAAACTTAAATACACCGACACTTTTGACACCCTTTGCGGCGGCAAAAAGAAAGTGGTCTTCCCCAAACCGGAGCTCAATGAGCCTGTGCTGGCTTATTCCATTGTTCCCAAGTCCAAAGATGATGAAGACAAGGTTTCATCCGGTCTTCACCGTCTGATGGAAGAGGATATGGGAATCCGTGTGGAGCGCAGTGAACAGACAGGGCAGCAGCTTCTTAAGGGAATGGGGCAGATGCACATAGAAGTTGTAGCCGAAAGGCTCCAGAACAAGTTCGGCGTTCAGGTTGAACTTAAAACACCGAAGGTTCCCTATATGGAAACCATACGCGGCAAAGCCAAAGGTCAGGGCAAGTATAAAAAACAGAGCGGCGGCAGAGGCCAGTACGGCGATGTCTGGATAGAGATAGAGCCTATGCCCAGAGGCAGCGGTTTTGAGTTTGCAAACAACATAGTCGGCGGTGCTGTTCCGAGAAACTATATACCCGCAGTTGAAAAAGGTATATATGAAGCATCCAGAGAAGGGATTCTTGCCGATTTCCCGCTGGTTGATTTCAGGGTCAGTCTGTATGACGGATCATACCATTCGGTGGATTCATCAGAGATGGCGTTTAAGATAGCAGGCTCAATGGCATTTAAAAAAGTTGCTGCCGAATGCAAACCAGTTCTTCTGGAACCGATTATGAACCTTGACGTTTTCGTTCCAGATGATACAACAGGTACTGTGATCGGCGACCTTAACTCCAGAAGAGGGCGCATAGCAAACGTTGAACCTCAGGCAAACGGACAGCATATCCGCGCCGAAGTGCCTATGGCTGAGGTTCTGGCATATGCGCCGGATCTCAGAAGCATGACAGGCGGACACGGCATGTTCACCATGGAGTTCTGCCGTTATGAAGAGGTTCCCACTCACCTGATGGAGAAAATTATCGAGGAGCAGAAAGGGGCATAA
- a CDS encoding polyprenyl synthetase family protein: MIEKQREEVEKELLLNLDSDVQMVNEVAAYVFESGGKRLRPVFLILSSLLCGYDGPRTAALSGVVEYIHTATLLHDDVIDGAMYRRGRKSANTVFGNDITVLCGDFLYSRAFMNLVKDGNPEIQMTLAVAARTMSEGEVFQLIKTADIRITIDDYLKIINSKTAVLFSSCCEIGALLGGQDKDKRTALRDFGKNLGIAFQMSDDILDYLGDEAKTGKKPGTDLKEGKITLPVIVLLENASEDEKVKVREIIVNENSDDENLAYIIELMKKYDVKRKSEEILDSYSAKAKESLKLFPENKYREALESLADYMIKREK; this comes from the coding sequence ATGATTGAAAAACAAAGGGAAGAAGTTGAGAAAGAACTGCTTTTGAATCTTGATTCAGACGTCCAGATGGTGAACGAAGTTGCGGCATATGTTTTTGAAAGCGGCGGCAAAAGACTTCGCCCGGTTTTTTTAATCCTCTCTTCGCTCCTCTGCGGGTATGACGGCCCCAGAACAGCGGCACTCAGCGGTGTTGTGGAGTATATACACACCGCAACCCTGCTCCATGACGATGTTATAGACGGCGCAATGTACAGAAGGGGCCGCAAAAGCGCAAATACCGTCTTCGGAAACGACATAACAGTTCTCTGCGGTGACTTTCTCTATTCCAGAGCGTTCATGAATCTGGTGAAGGACGGAAACCCCGAAATACAGATGACTCTTGCCGTGGCTGCCAGAACCATGAGCGAGGGGGAAGTCTTCCAGCTTATCAAAACTGCCGACATCAGAATCACCATAGACGACTACCTCAAGATCATAAACAGCAAAACTGCCGTTCTCTTCTCCTCATGCTGTGAAATAGGCGCCCTCCTCGGCGGGCAGGATAAGGACAAACGCACAGCCCTGCGTGACTTCGGCAAAAATCTGGGAATAGCCTTCCAGATGAGCGATGATATACTAGACTATCTGGGTGATGAAGCCAAAACAGGCAAAAAACCCGGCACAGACCTTAAGGAGGGGAAAATAACCCTGCCCGTGATCGTTCTTCTGGAAAACGCATCAGAGGATGAGAAAGTTAAGGTACGTGAAATAATTGTTAATGAAAACTCGGATGATGAAAATCTCGCCTATATTATAGAACTTATGAAAAAGTACGATGTTAAAAGAAAGTCAGAGGAAATACTGGACAGCTATTCCGCAAAAGCCAAGGAGAGCCTGAAACTTTTCCCTGAAAACAAATACAGAGAAGCCCTTGAAAGCCTTGCGGACTATATGATCAAACGGGAAAAATAG